Proteins encoded within one genomic window of Thiothrix litoralis:
- a CDS encoding NUDIX domain-containing protein, translating to MKFDILTQQNLYKGFFRVDAYEFRHELFAGGWSGTVRREIFERRNAVAVLLHDPVADTLLVIEQFRPGAALRDAQGAWMVEIVAGIVESGESNEDVARREAQEEAGCTIDMLEHIIDFYPSAGGSTEIVSLYYAPVDLSTVPTGIHGLPEEHEDIRVSVIPRHTALAWLKAGKIQASLAIIALQWLALEKPLA from the coding sequence ATGAAATTCGACATCCTCACCCAACAAAATCTCTACAAAGGCTTTTTCCGCGTGGATGCCTACGAATTCCGCCACGAACTGTTTGCAGGCGGTTGGTCGGGGACGGTCAGGCGGGAAATTTTCGAGCGCCGCAATGCCGTTGCTGTGTTATTGCACGATCCGGTCGCGGATACGCTGTTGGTGATCGAGCAATTCCGCCCCGGTGCTGCCTTGCGGGATGCGCAAGGCGCGTGGATGGTCGAAATCGTTGCGGGCATTGTCGAGTCCGGCGAAAGCAATGAAGATGTGGCGCGGCGCGAAGCTCAGGAAGAGGCGGGTTGCACCATCGACATGCTGGAACACATTATCGATTTCTACCCCAGCGCAGGCGGTTCAACCGAAATCGTCAGCCTGTATTACGCCCCGGTCGATTTATCCACCGTGCCAACCGGCATCCACGGCTTGCCTGAAGAACACGAAGACATCCGGGTATCAGTCATCCCGCGCCACACCGCATTGGCATGGCTAAAAGCCGGTAAAATTCAAGCATCCTTGGCGATTATTGCACTGCAATGGCTGGCGCTGGAAAAGCCCCTGGCGTAA
- a CDS encoding type II toxin-antitoxin system VapC family toxin: MYLLDTNVVSELRRQKPHGAVVAWLQSVDDKDLYLSSVTLAEIQAGIEITRDQDVQRAIELEEWLDAVATTYNILTLDGAAFRAWAKLMHKKSDTLYEDAMIASIAKVNKLVVVTRNTTDFESFDVPLLNPFEYKV; the protein is encoded by the coding sequence ATGTATTTATTGGATACCAATGTTGTCTCTGAATTACGGCGGCAGAAACCGCATGGGGCAGTTGTCGCATGGCTTCAGTCAGTCGATGATAAAGATTTATACCTCTCGTCGGTGACATTAGCCGAAATTCAAGCGGGTATAGAAATCACACGGGATCAGGATGTGCAACGTGCTATTGAATTGGAAGAATGGCTGGATGCCGTCGCGACCACCTATAATATCTTAACGTTGGATGGAGCGGCTTTTCGTGCTTGGGCAAAGCTGATGCATAAAAAATCTGACACCTTATATGAGGATGCCATGATTGCATCTATTGCCAAAGTTAATAAGCTGGTGGTGGTCACTAGGAATACCACCGATTTTGAATCTTTTGATGTGCCGTTATTGAATCCATTTGAGTATAAGGTTTAA
- the vapB gene encoding type II toxin-antitoxin system VapB family antitoxin, with translation MATVDLITEHTRRLPESVQREILNFVEFLFNKYNKVSAQAPSVSKRQAGLHPGSSVMADDFDAPLPDFF, from the coding sequence ATGGCAACAGTAGATCTGATTACAGAACACACACGCCGCCTACCGGAAAGTGTCCAGCGTGAAATCCTGAACTTTGTTGAGTTCCTTTTCAACAAATACAACAAAGTCTCTGCGCAAGCACCATCTGTGAGCAAACGGCAAGCTGGCTTACATCCGGGCAGTTCTGTTATGGCAGATGATTTTGATGCCCCATTGCCGGACTTCTTCTGA